In the Kaistella sp. 97-N-M2 genome, one interval contains:
- a CDS encoding DUF1572 family protein, giving the protein MKELFLKRFLFYKDLGDKTFEQLSDDEVLWQYNAESNSIATIVQHIAGNMVSRWTNFLTEDGEKEYRNRDAEFLNDIQSKAEMIAVWENGWKVLLEAINLITDENINTPIFIRGEKHSLLDAVLRQLAHYPYHIGQIIYAAKMLKNDAWKTLSIARNKSAEYNSELLTKLNSTDIPQNSSPVCYAKSDDVRDDYKLE; this is encoded by the coding sequence ATGAAAGAATTATTCCTTAAACGCTTCCTTTTTTATAAAGATTTAGGAGACAAAACCTTCGAACAATTAAGTGATGACGAGGTTTTATGGCAATATAATGCCGAAAGCAATTCTATTGCAACAATAGTACAACACATTGCCGGCAATATGGTTTCGCGCTGGACCAATTTTTTGACGGAAGACGGCGAAAAAGAATATCGCAATCGCGATGCAGAGTTTTTAAACGACATACAATCCAAAGCCGAAATGATCGCGGTTTGGGAAAACGGCTGGAAAGTTTTACTGGAAGCCATAAACCTGATTACGGACGAAAACATTAACACACCAATTTTTATCCGCGGTGAAAAACATTCGTTATTGGATGCGGTTTTGCGGCAATTGGCACATTATCCTTATCACATTGGACAAATTATTTACGCTGCAAAAATGTTAAAAAACGACGCGTGGAAAACCCTTTCTATCGCCCGAAATAAATCCGCAGAATATAATTCGGAACTTCTGACAAAGCTGAATTCGACTGATATTCCACAAAACTCCTCACCCGTTTGTTATGCCAAAAGCGACGACGTTCGCGATGATTACAAATTAGAGTAA
- the mtaB gene encoding tRNA (N(6)-L-threonylcarbamoyladenosine(37)-C(2))-methylthiotransferase MtaB, with translation MNARYSKTAAYHTLGCKLNFAETSTIARQLTDAGYEKVSFDEPASVYVINTCSVTENADRECKLHVKRAMKANPEGLVVILGCYAQLKPEEISAITGVDLVLGAKEKFNILSYLEDLQKTTDHGIIHSCEIDEADFFIGSYSIGDRTRAFLKVQDGCDYKCTYCTIPLARGISRSDTIENVVKNAAEIAAKGIKEIVLTGVNIGDYGKGEFGNKKHEHTFLDLISELDQVEGIERIRISSIEPNLLKDESIDLVAKSKRFVSHFHIPLQSGSDELLKKMKRRYLTNLYQNRIAKIREVMPDSCIGVDVIVGFPGETEELFLQTYRFLTELPLSYLHVFTYSERENTEAAEMDGVIPIPERKRRNKMLRILSEKKKMAFYATQVGKTLPVLWEHENKNGVMFGFTENYVRVQKPFDIASVNKIESIQLQKILDDGTVSVGVSFDHFLEKV, from the coding sequence TTGAACGCACGCTACTCCAAAACCGCCGCATATCATACCCTGGGCTGTAAATTAAATTTTGCAGAGACTTCTACTATTGCCCGCCAATTAACGGATGCGGGTTACGAAAAAGTAAGTTTCGACGAACCGGCAAGCGTTTACGTTATCAACACGTGTTCTGTTACCGAAAATGCCGACCGCGAATGTAAACTTCACGTGAAACGTGCAATGAAAGCCAATCCTGAGGGACTCGTAGTTATTTTAGGATGTTATGCCCAGTTGAAACCGGAGGAAATTTCCGCAATCACAGGCGTGGATTTGGTCTTGGGGGCAAAAGAAAAATTCAACATTTTGAGCTATTTGGAAGATTTGCAAAAAACGACTGACCATGGCATCATTCATTCCTGCGAGATCGACGAAGCCGATTTTTTCATAGGAAGCTACTCTATTGGCGACCGAACCCGGGCTTTTTTGAAGGTGCAGGACGGATGCGATTATAAATGTACTTACTGCACGATTCCCTTGGCGCGCGGAATTTCAAGGTCGGATACCATTGAAAATGTGGTAAAAAACGCGGCTGAAATCGCGGCAAAAGGCATCAAAGAAATTGTATTGACTGGCGTAAATATTGGTGATTATGGTAAAGGCGAGTTCGGCAATAAAAAACACGAACACACTTTTCTCGACTTAATTTCCGAATTGGATCAGGTTGAAGGTATCGAAAGAATTCGAATTTCCTCCATCGAACCAAATCTGTTAAAAGATGAAAGCATCGATTTGGTGGCAAAAAGTAAACGTTTTGTCTCGCATTTTCATATTCCACTGCAAAGCGGAAGCGACGAGCTGCTGAAAAAAATGAAACGACGTTATCTGACGAATTTATACCAAAACCGGATTGCGAAAATTCGCGAAGTAATGCCGGATTCCTGTATTGGCGTTGATGTTATTGTAGGATTTCCCGGCGAGACCGAAGAACTATTTTTACAAACCTACCGGTTTTTAACGGAACTTCCCCTAAGCTATCTGCACGTTTTCACCTATTCGGAAAGGGAAAATACGGAAGCTGCGGAAATGGACGGCGTCATTCCAATCCCCGAGAGAAAGCGCCGAAACAAAATGCTCAGAATACTTTCGGAGAAAAAGAAAATGGCTTTTTACGCAACGCAGGTGGGTAAAACGCTGCCTGTTTTGTGGGAACACGAAAACAAAAACGGCGTAATGTTTGGCTTTACAGAAAATTATGTGCGCGTACAAAAACCTTTTGATATCGCCTCTGTTAATAAGATCGAAAGTATTCAACTTCAGAAAATTCTGGACGACGGTACCGTATCTGTGGGTGTAAGCTTCGATCATTTTCTAGAAAAAGTTTAA
- a CDS encoding DUF1684 domain-containing protein — translation MKYFSLVLLMVSVFGFSQSTKKQISDIRKFQSDLNAEYQNPKETPLRGDNFTNFEDHPFFPIDLKYRIKAKFKRTESAVPFDLPTSSGKTQPYMEYGKATFQLDGKIYTLSIYQSLNLIKKPGFEDYLFLPFRDETNGKETYGGGKYMDLRIPKTDEILLDFNQSYQPFCAYNAYDYNCPIVPEENFLPLRIEAGVQYHDVYHH, via the coding sequence ATGAAATATTTTAGCCTTGTTTTATTAATGGTTTCCGTTTTTGGATTTTCGCAGAGCACGAAAAAACAGATCTCCGACATCAGAAAGTTTCAATCCGATCTCAATGCAGAATATCAAAATCCGAAAGAAACGCCGCTGCGCGGTGATAATTTTACGAATTTCGAAGATCATCCATTTTTTCCAATCGATTTAAAATATAGAATCAAGGCAAAATTTAAAAGAACCGAAAGTGCCGTTCCCTTCGATCTGCCAACTTCTTCCGGAAAAACCCAGCCTTACATGGAATACGGTAAAGCAACATTTCAACTTGATGGTAAAATATACACCTTATCCATCTATCAAAGTTTAAATCTGATTAAAAAGCCGGGTTTCGAAGATTATCTTTTTCTGCCTTTCCGCGATGAAACAAATGGCAAGGAGACTTATGGGGGCGGGAAATATATGGACTTAAGAATCCCGAAAACGGACGAAATTCTTCTCGATTTTAACCAAAGCTATCAACCTTTCTGTGCATATAACGCCTACGATTACAACTGCCCAATTGTGCCGGAAGAAAATTTTTTACCTCTGCGAATTGAAGCCGGCGTACAATACCACGATGTATATCACCACTAA
- the mqo gene encoding malate dehydrogenase (quinone): protein MPESLSKRTPKPKYDVVLIGGGIMSVTLATLLHEFEPTLKIAIFERLGRFARESSAAWNNAGTGHSAFCELNYTPEKEDGTIEITKAEAIAEQFEISKQFWSFLIQKKYIDDPKDFINSCPHMSLVFGEDDTEFLRKRHEKMIQSNLFKGMEFTTDHDKLREWIPLIMSKRKETEFLAATKMDLGTDVNFGSLTRKLGRFLAEDSAVEIFLYHEAKDLDLEKDGSWSIKVKDRIHHHSQEVRADFVFIGAGGYALPLLDSSDIPESAGYGGFPVSGEWLVTHNPELISQHQAKVYTQASVDAPPMSVPHLDLRIIDGKKALLFGPFAGFSTKFLKEGSYLDLPESINFKNIRSLFGAWWHNLPLTQYLVRQVAMTKAQRIQHLREFVKDANEEDWELKIAGQRVQVIKKDAKMGGKLEFGTEVVVNANGTVAAILGASPGASTAVYAMMQVIEKCFPEKLEHEWQEKLLEMIPSYGQKLADNAELTEKMRAYTKEKLQLHY, encoded by the coding sequence ATGCCCGAATCTCTTTCCAAAAGAACACCGAAACCAAAATACGATGTCGTTCTCATCGGCGGCGGAATAATGAGTGTTACCCTCGCCACGCTGCTGCACGAATTTGAACCTACGCTCAAGATCGCCATTTTCGAACGCCTCGGCAGATTTGCGCGCGAATCTTCTGCGGCCTGGAACAACGCCGGAACCGGACACTCCGCTTTCTGCGAACTTAATTACACGCCTGAAAAGGAAGATGGTACCATCGAAATCACGAAAGCCGAAGCGATCGCGGAGCAGTTCGAAATTTCGAAACAGTTTTGGTCTTTCTTAATTCAGAAAAAATATATCGATGATCCAAAAGATTTTATCAATTCCTGTCCGCACATGAGTTTGGTTTTTGGAGAAGACGACACGGAGTTTCTGCGCAAACGCCATGAAAAAATGATCCAGTCTAATCTTTTTAAGGGCATGGAATTTACCACGGATCATGATAAGCTACGGGAATGGATTCCCTTGATCATGAGCAAAAGAAAAGAAACCGAATTTCTTGCAGCCACAAAAATGGATTTGGGAACAGATGTGAATTTCGGTTCCTTAACCAGAAAACTGGGCCGGTTTTTAGCAGAAGACTCCGCCGTAGAAATTTTTCTTTATCACGAAGCCAAAGACCTGGATCTGGAAAAAGACGGATCCTGGAGCATTAAAGTGAAAGACCGCATTCATCATCACTCCCAGGAAGTGCGTGCAGACTTTGTATTTATTGGTGCCGGCGGTTACGCTTTGCCGCTGCTCGACAGTTCCGATATTCCGGAGAGTGCGGGTTACGGCGGTTTTCCTGTTTCCGGTGAATGGCTGGTTACGCACAATCCCGAACTCATCTCGCAACATCAGGCGAAAGTTTATACGCAGGCAAGCGTAGATGCCCCGCCGATGAGCGTTCCGCATCTTGACCTGCGGATTATCGATGGCAAAAAAGCACTGCTCTTCGGCCCTTTTGCAGGTTTCTCCACCAAATTTCTGAAGGAAGGAAGTTATCTGGATCTGCCCGAAAGCATTAATTTTAAAAATATTCGTTCTCTTTTTGGTGCCTGGTGGCATAATTTACCGCTAACCCAGTATTTGGTGCGGCAAGTCGCGATGACGAAGGCTCAGCGTATTCAGCATTTGCGCGAGTTTGTTAAAGATGCCAACGAAGAGGACTGGGAATTGAAAATTGCGGGTCAGCGTGTTCAGGTCATCAAAAAAGATGCGAAAATGGGCGGAAAATTAGAATTCGGAACTGAAGTAGTAGTAAACGCAAATGGAACGGTGGCCGCAATTTTAGGTGCTTCACCGGGCGCTTCTACAGCGGTTTATGCGATGATGCAGGTGATTGAAAAGTGTTTCCCGGAAAAATTGGAACATGAATGGCAAGAGAAACTTTTGGAAATGATTCCTTCTTACGGTCAGAAATTGGCTGATAATGCCGAACTCACGGAGAAAATGCGAGCTTACACGAAAGAGAAGCTGCAACTCCACTATTAA
- a CDS encoding NAD(P)H-dependent glycerol-3-phosphate dehydrogenase — protein MDKKDHTHHPVVGVLGSGSFATAIVKMLTENCKVVHWCVRNEFVKGAIELRHHNPTYLTAVQFDIKKLKMTTDINEFVSQCDIVVLATPSIYLSDSLDKMTCDYAGKLFVSAIKGIVPKVNDVVANYLHHEFQIEFKNQAVIAGPCHAEEVAMERLSYLTIASVAENQKILHELFSSHFIKVNCSRDVMGNEYSAILKNIYAIGAGIASGLGYGDNFTAVFVTNAIREMEVFLEAIHETPRDVNESAYLGDLLVTAYSLFSRNRNLGNLIGKGYTVKSAIQSMNMIAEGYYAADSIYKTSQDNKMDTPIIDAVYQILYEEKNAEKVFQKLTTVLN, from the coding sequence ATGGATAAAAAAGATCACACGCACCATCCTGTTGTTGGGGTGCTCGGAAGCGGAAGTTTTGCAACAGCCATCGTAAAGATGTTAACCGAAAACTGCAAAGTAGTTCACTGGTGCGTGCGCAATGAGTTTGTGAAGGGCGCCATCGAGCTTCGCCATCATAATCCCACTTATCTTACCGCCGTTCAGTTCGATATTAAAAAACTGAAAATGACCACCGACATTAACGAGTTTGTTTCGCAGTGTGATATTGTCGTTCTTGCCACGCCCTCCATTTATTTATCCGACAGTTTAGATAAAATGACGTGCGATTATGCGGGGAAACTTTTCGTCTCGGCCATCAAAGGAATTGTACCGAAAGTGAACGATGTGGTGGCCAATTATTTACATCACGAATTCCAGATTGAATTTAAAAATCAGGCTGTCATTGCCGGTCCGTGTCATGCCGAAGAGGTCGCAATGGAAAGACTTTCTTACCTTACCATTGCATCGGTAGCCGAAAATCAGAAAATTCTGCACGAGCTGTTTTCCTCCCATTTTATTAAAGTGAACTGCAGCCGCGATGTTATGGGCAACGAATACAGTGCGATCCTCAAAAACATTTACGCTATCGGCGCCGGAATCGCCAGCGGCTTGGGGTATGGCGATAACTTTACGGCGGTTTTTGTTACAAACGCCATCCGCGAAATGGAGGTATTTTTGGAAGCCATCCACGAAACACCGCGCGACGTGAACGAAAGCGCTTATCTCGGCGATTTGCTTGTAACGGCGTATTCCCTCTTTTCCCGAAACCGAAATCTGGGCAATTTAATCGGCAAAGGCTACACGGTGAAATCCGCCATTCAGTCGATGAATATGATTGCAGAAGGCTATTATGCCGCAGATTCCATTTATAAAACGTCCCAGGACAACAAAATGGACACGCCGATTATCGATGCCGTTTATCAGATTCTCTACGAAGAAAAAAACGCAGAAAAGGTCTTTCAGAAACTGACGACGGTTTTAAATTAA
- a CDS encoding M23 family metallopeptidase produces the protein MKNLLSHKKNINIILGALLTVIFGQALFIGKLFSEKENKNYEVNLVQINTKKDSIDYLEMRNDLALVDHTVRELNSFLASKNITDGKIEMLAQDSISNAVYLAKQSNRYSQYLVDLQNKLQQVPLGIPTDGYISSNFGKRKNPIPFRNVLLASVGSPKTEVKAAPKYTEEKDSLGNVVKRTLLTDTDKPAEKNNTPAEPDQIQFHKGLDIAVAYGTDVRCAAKGTVIFAGQKGGYGNCVIVSHGNGLATLYGHLSEILVKTNQIIEVNQVLAKSGNSGRSTGPHLHYEVHKNNTPVNPKLFLNL, from the coding sequence ATGAAAAATCTTCTAAGCCATAAAAAAAACATTAATATAATACTGGGAGCTTTACTGACCGTTATTTTCGGGCAGGCGCTGTTTATAGGAAAGCTTTTCTCGGAGAAGGAAAACAAGAATTACGAGGTGAATCTCGTACAGATTAACACCAAAAAAGACAGCATTGATTATTTGGAGATGCGCAACGACCTGGCTTTGGTGGATCACACCGTGCGCGAACTGAACTCGTTCCTCGCGTCGAAAAATATAACCGATGGCAAGATTGAGATGCTTGCGCAGGACAGTATTTCGAACGCCGTTTACCTGGCGAAACAAAGCAACCGCTACAGCCAGTATTTGGTGGATCTGCAAAATAAACTTCAGCAGGTTCCACTCGGTATTCCAACGGATGGCTATATTTCTTCGAATTTTGGAAAACGCAAAAATCCGATCCCATTTCGAAATGTTTTGCTGGCGTCGGTAGGAAGTCCGAAAACTGAAGTGAAAGCTGCACCAAAATACACAGAGGAAAAAGACAGTTTGGGCAATGTAGTGAAAAGAACTTTACTGACCGACACAGATAAACCTGCAGAAAAAAACAATACGCCGGCGGAACCCGATCAAATTCAGTTTCATAAAGGATTAGACATTGCCGTTGCTTATGGCACGGATGTTCGATGTGCGGCAAAAGGAACAGTGATTTTTGCCGGCCAGAAAGGCGGCTACGGAAACTGCGTTATTGTTTCGCACGGCAACGGTTTGGCCACACTTTACGGACATCTTTCTGAAATATTGGTGAAAACCAACCAAATCATTGAAGTGAATCAGGTGCTCGCGAAATCGGGAAATTCCGGGCGATCAACCGGACCTCATCTTCACTATGAAGTTCACAAGAACAATACGCCGGTGAATCCGAAATTGTTTTTGAATCTCTAA
- a CDS encoding DNA topoisomerase 3, with amino-acid sequence MKLCIAEKPSVARDIAKVLGANMSKQGYFEGNGYWVTWTFGHFCTLKEPHDYEPHLKSWALFNLPIIPEPFGIKLISNAGVEKQFKTIEKLVTDCNEVINCGDAGQEGELIQRWVLQKAKCKKPVKRLWISSLTEEAIKEGFNNLKPAEDYQNLYLAGNARAIGDWLLGINATRLFTKKFGGNKTVLSIGRVQTPTLAMIVQRQKEIEAFSTEEYWELKTKYRDVLFTAAIDRLKTKEKAEKGLHYLKQNIFEILSFEIKEGKEKNPRLFDLTALQVEANRKFGYSAENTLKYIQSLYEKKHTTYPRVDTTYLSESLHPKIPGILQSMNFYSDLTTPLLAQTIPKSKTVFDDAKVTDHHAIIPTEIAPSASLSREEKLIYDLVAKRFIAVFYPECKISNTLVEGQVGTIPFKTTGRQILELGWREVYVKDNKEEPEKKHKEDEQTIPEFKVGEKGPHKPVIHQGKTSPPKAYTEATLLRAMETAGKQVDDEELREMMKNNGIGRPSTRANIIETLFKRNYIERKKKNILATSTGVQLIDTIQDELLKSPELTGEWEFKLRKIERGEYDAAQFKEELITMVTDLTRKVINEKAKAIFFEEEIQTKEKKSPHHGRSRQSSGKKRNVRNAGKIN; translated from the coding sequence ATGAAATTATGTATTGCAGAAAAACCTAGTGTTGCGCGGGATATTGCCAAAGTTTTGGGCGCAAACATGTCAAAACAGGGATATTTTGAAGGCAATGGTTATTGGGTAACCTGGACTTTTGGTCATTTCTGCACCCTGAAAGAACCGCATGATTACGAACCCCATTTAAAATCCTGGGCGTTATTTAATCTGCCGATTATTCCAGAGCCTTTCGGCATTAAACTGATTTCGAATGCGGGTGTTGAAAAACAGTTTAAAACCATTGAGAAATTGGTTACAGATTGCAATGAAGTGATCAATTGTGGTGATGCGGGCCAGGAAGGCGAACTCATTCAACGGTGGGTTTTGCAGAAAGCAAAATGCAAAAAACCCGTGAAGAGGCTGTGGATCTCGTCACTGACGGAGGAAGCCATCAAAGAAGGTTTCAATAATTTAAAACCTGCAGAAGATTATCAAAATCTTTATCTGGCGGGAAATGCGCGCGCCATCGGCGACTGGCTTTTAGGCATCAACGCGACGCGGCTTTTTACAAAAAAATTTGGCGGCAATAAAACCGTGCTTTCGATAGGTCGTGTTCAAACGCCGACTTTAGCCATGATCGTTCAGCGGCAAAAGGAAATCGAGGCTTTTTCCACGGAAGAATATTGGGAGCTCAAAACCAAATACCGCGACGTTCTTTTCACGGCCGCGATCGACCGTTTAAAAACAAAAGAAAAAGCGGAGAAAGGTCTGCACTATTTAAAGCAAAACATTTTCGAGATCCTCTCTTTTGAAATTAAAGAAGGAAAAGAGAAAAACCCAAGATTGTTCGATTTGACGGCATTGCAGGTTGAAGCCAACAGGAAATTCGGTTATTCCGCGGAAAATACTTTAAAATATATTCAAAGTCTCTACGAGAAAAAACATACCACTTATCCAAGAGTTGATACAACTTACCTGTCGGAAAGTCTCCATCCGAAAATCCCCGGAATTTTACAAAGCATGAATTTTTACAGCGACTTAACGACGCCACTTCTCGCTCAAACCATTCCCAAATCCAAAACGGTTTTTGATGATGCCAAAGTAACCGACCACCACGCCATCATTCCGACAGAAATCGCGCCGTCGGCAAGTTTAAGTCGCGAAGAAAAATTAATCTACGATCTGGTGGCGAAACGTTTTATTGCTGTTTTTTACCCCGAATGTAAAATTTCAAATACGTTGGTGGAAGGTCAGGTGGGCACAATTCCGTTTAAAACAACCGGCCGACAGATTTTGGAACTAGGCTGGCGCGAAGTGTATGTAAAAGACAATAAAGAAGAACCCGAAAAAAAGCATAAGGAGGACGAGCAGACGATTCCAGAATTTAAAGTTGGCGAAAAAGGTCCGCATAAACCCGTTATTCATCAGGGGAAAACAAGTCCGCCCAAAGCGTATACAGAAGCAACTTTGCTTCGCGCCATGGAAACTGCAGGTAAGCAGGTTGATGACGAAGAACTGCGCGAAATGATGAAAAATAACGGCATCGGAAGACCCTCTACCCGCGCCAATATTATCGAAACACTTTTTAAGAGAAATTACATTGAGCGCAAGAAAAAAAATATTTTAGCAACTTCCACCGGTGTTCAGCTCATCGATACCATTCAGGATGAGTTGTTGAAAAGTCCCGAATTAACGGGAGAATGGGAATTTAAACTGCGAAAAATTGAGCGTGGCGAATACGATGCTGCGCAATTTAAAGAGGAACTTATTACGATGGTAACAGATTTAACGCGGAAAGTCATCAACGAAAAAGCGAAAGCAATTTTTTTTGAGGAAGAAATTCAGACGAAAGAAAAAAAGAGCCCACACCACGGAAGATCACGACAATCATCTGGGAAGAAACGCAATGTCCGAAATGCAGGGAAAATAAACTAA
- a CDS encoding peptidylprolyl isomerase: MTIDKNHVVALQYTLHAIEENGEKTFIEKTDAENPFTFLYGVGMMLPKFEEHLQGMVAGDKKSFTIVPEEGYGDKDDNAKTDLPLAMFEESGIPPVGAILPLQDPEGNHLNAIVLEVTPEAVVADLNHPMAGKTLHFDLEVESTRPATEEELDHGHAHGVDGNEEH; the protein is encoded by the coding sequence ATGACAATAGACAAAAATCACGTTGTAGCTTTACAGTACACGCTGCACGCCATTGAAGAAAACGGTGAAAAAACCTTCATCGAAAAAACAGATGCTGAAAATCCTTTCACTTTTTTATACGGTGTAGGAATGATGTTGCCAAAATTTGAAGAACACCTTCAGGGAATGGTTGCAGGCGATAAAAAATCGTTTACCATTGTTCCGGAAGAAGGATATGGCGACAAAGACGACAATGCCAAAACAGATTTGCCTTTGGCAATGTTCGAGGAATCCGGAATTCCGCCGGTTGGTGCCATTTTACCGTTGCAGGACCCGGAAGGAAATCATTTAAACGCGATTGTTTTGGAAGTTACGCCGGAAGCCGTTGTGGCCGATTTGAATCATCCAATGGCGGGGAAAACTTTGCATTTCGACCTGGAAGTAGAATCCACCCGACCTGCAACTGAAGAAGAGTTGGATCACGGTCACGCCCATGGTGTTGATGGAAACGAGGAACACTAA
- a CDS encoding ATP-binding protein: MKIKTKLTLGVGLLFLMIVLLSVVSAINIYKQKSDTEKILIANYNSLEYSKNMMLSLDKISEDSTQTEIFKNNLILEGKNLTEIGEEDAYQSLRTHFQNFEQTPNSETEKLIRNDLVELMRLNMSAIVQKSDTAIATSQSATTWVISLGSVCFLIAFTLLFNLPGNIARPIRELTESIKQIANKNYHERIHFKGSAEFEDLANSFNSMAKKLEEYQNSSLSKNLMNKKRVEMLIANMHDPVIGLDENNHINFINEEALKISGLVREDLAGKTASEIAVNNDLLRELLRNASLEEKSEAPMKIFADQKESYFEPEIIPISIIPTGETMKKDAGKVILLRNITAYKELDFAKTNFIATVSHELKTPISSMKMGTQLLKSEKFGTLNEQQKELLKSIDEDGDRLLNITGELLNLSQAESGNIRLNIQDCNVSDLVKKAVSNNQIVAENKEIQLETEIKTEENSIVKADFDKTVWVLNNFLTNAIKHSEVGKKIIIKTENVSDKIKFSVQDFGKGIDSKYHSKVFDRYFQVPEDFQNGTGLGLAISKNFIEKQGGEIGVDSSVNEGSIFWVIL, encoded by the coding sequence ATGAAAATTAAAACCAAACTTACGCTCGGTGTCGGGCTTTTATTTCTGATGATCGTCCTGCTTTCCGTCGTAAGTGCCATCAATATTTACAAACAAAAATCAGATACCGAAAAAATTCTGATCGCCAATTATAATTCTTTGGAATATTCTAAAAATATGATGTTGTCTTTGGATAAAATTTCCGAGGACAGCACTCAAACTGAGATCTTTAAAAATAATTTGATTTTAGAAGGTAAAAATTTAACGGAAATAGGAGAAGAAGATGCCTATCAAAGTTTAAGAACGCATTTTCAAAATTTTGAGCAGACCCCGAATTCTGAAACGGAAAAACTCATCCGAAATGATCTTGTAGAATTGATGCGTTTGAACATGAGTGCGATCGTGCAAAAAAGTGATACCGCGATTGCGACCTCTCAATCTGCGACAACCTGGGTGATTTCTTTGGGAAGTGTTTGTTTTTTAATTGCGTTTACTTTGCTTTTTAATTTGCCTGGAAATATTGCACGTCCGATTCGCGAACTCACGGAAAGTATCAAACAGATCGCAAATAAAAATTACCATGAACGCATTCATTTTAAAGGAAGCGCAGAATTTGAAGATCTCGCAAATTCCTTCAATTCGATGGCGAAAAAACTCGAAGAATATCAAAACAGCAGTTTGTCCAAAAACCTGATGAATAAAAAGCGCGTAGAAATGCTCATCGCCAATATGCACGATCCGGTGATCGGTTTGGATGAAAATAATCACATCAACTTTATCAATGAAGAAGCCCTGAAAATATCGGGTTTGGTTCGCGAAGATCTGGCCGGGAAAACTGCCTCCGAAATCGCCGTAAATAATGACCTGTTGCGGGAATTACTGCGAAACGCCTCGTTGGAAGAAAAATCCGAAGCGCCGATGAAAATTTTTGCCGATCAGAAAGAAAGTTATTTTGAACCGGAAATCATTCCGATCAGCATTATTCCCACCGGAGAAACAATGAAAAAAGACGCCGGCAAAGTGATTTTACTCAGAAATATTACCGCTTACAAAGAACTCGACTTTGCGAAAACGAATTTCATCGCTACGGTCTCGCACGAATTGAAAACGCCGATTTCCTCCATGAAAATGGGAACGCAACTGCTCAAAAGTGAAAAGTTCGGCACGCTGAATGAACAGCAAAAAGAACTCTTAAAAAGCATCGACGAAGACGGCGACCGGTTACTGAACATCACGGGAGAATTGCTGAATTTATCGCAGGCAGAAAGCGGAAATATCCGCCTGAATATTCAGGATTGTAATGTTTCAGATTTGGTTAAAAAAGCGGTTTCTAATAATCAGATTGTTGCAGAAAATAAGGAAATTCAACTCGAAACAGAAATTAAAACAGAAGAAAATTCGATCGTCAAAGCTGATTTTGACAAAACGGTTTGGGTGCTCAATAATTTCCTAACCAACGCGATTAAACATTCCGAAGTTGGAAAAAAGATCATCATTAAAACTGAAAATGTTTCCGATAAAATTAAATTTTCCGTGCAGGATTTTGGAAAAGGTATCGATTCAAAATATCATTCCAAAGTTTTCGACCGATATTTTCAGGTTCCCGAAGATTTCCAGAATGGAACCGGTTTAGGCTTGGCCATCAGCAAAAATTTTATTGAAAAACAGGGCGGCGAAATTGGCGTTGACAGTTCGGTGAATGAAGGAAGCATTTTTTGGGTGATTTTGTAA